A portion of the Pseudomonas synxantha BG33R genome contains these proteins:
- a CDS encoding S49 family peptidase, with translation MSDEWKAPEKAESSDDKSWKLLEKTLLASVQEQRRSRRWGIFFKLLTFVYLLGMLALFSPLMDMEKSATRGSHYTALIEVRGVIADKEPASADNIVTSLRAAFEDPKVKGVILRINSPGGSPVQSGYVYDEIRRLRALHPDTRLYAVISDLGASGAYYIASAADQIYADKASLVGSIGVTAAGYGFVGTMEKLGVERRTYTSGEHKAFLDPFQPQKADETAFWQSVLDTTHRQFIASVKQGRGDRLKDKDHPELFSGLVWSGEQALPLGLIDGLGSASSVARDVVGEKELVDFTVEESPFDRFSKKLGASVAEKLALYMGFQGPTLR, from the coding sequence ATGAGTGACGAGTGGAAAGCGCCCGAAAAGGCCGAAAGCAGTGATGATAAAAGCTGGAAACTGCTGGAGAAGACCCTCCTGGCCAGTGTCCAGGAGCAGCGTCGTTCGCGGCGCTGGGGGATTTTTTTCAAGCTGCTGACCTTTGTTTACCTACTTGGGATGCTGGCGCTGTTCAGTCCGCTGATGGATATGGAAAAAAGCGCTACCCGCGGTAGTCACTACACCGCCCTGATCGAGGTGCGCGGTGTGATTGCCGACAAGGAGCCCGCGAGTGCCGACAATATCGTCACCAGCCTGCGCGCCGCCTTCGAAGACCCCAAGGTCAAGGGCGTGATCCTGCGTATCAACAGTCCTGGCGGCAGCCCTGTGCAGTCGGGCTATGTGTATGACGAGATTCGCCGGCTGCGCGCACTCCATCCGGATACCAGGCTCTACGCGGTAATTTCCGACCTGGGCGCCTCGGGGGCCTATTACATCGCCAGTGCCGCTGACCAGATCTATGCCGATAAGGCCAGCCTGGTGGGCTCCATTGGTGTGACGGCGGCCGGTTACGGTTTTGTCGGCACCATGGAGAAGCTGGGGGTGGAGCGTCGCACCTACACCTCGGGTGAGCACAAGGCGTTCCTGGATCCTTTCCAGCCGCAGAAGGCGGATGAAACCGCGTTCTGGCAGAGCGTGCTCGATACCACTCATCGCCAGTTCATTGCCAGCGTCAAGCAGGGCCGTGGGGATCGTCTGAAAGATAAAGACCATCCGGAATTGTTCTCCGGGTTGGTGTGGTCAGGCGAGCAGGCGTTGCCGCTGGGCTTGATTGACGGATTGGGCAGTGCCAGCTCGGTGGCGCGGGATGTGGTTGGCGAGAAGGAGTTGGTGGATTTTACGGTCGAGGAATCGCCGTTTGATCGCTTCTCCAAAAAGCTCGGCGCCAGCGTGGCTGAGAAGCTGGCCCTGTACATGGGCTTCCAAGGCCCGACGCTACGCTGA
- a CDS encoding HAD-IIIA family hydrolase codes for MSHLDYKLLIFDWDGTLCDSIGRIVESMHMASTRSGFELCSDLAVKGIIGLGLPEAIRTLYPQIADDELIAFREHYADHYIALEAEPSPLFDGVVQSLQALRAEGYQLAVATGKARRGLDRVLKAHGWEDYFDITRAADETASKPHPLMLEQILDHCGVSPRQALMVGDASFDLMMARNAGMDSVAVSYGAQAAEALQQYEPRLTIDHFSELQAWLSRAR; via the coding sequence GTGTCGCACCTTGACTACAAGCTGCTGATCTTCGATTGGGATGGGACGCTGTGCGATTCCATTGGTCGGATTGTCGAGTCGATGCATATGGCTTCGACTCGCTCGGGTTTTGAGTTGTGCAGCGACCTCGCGGTCAAGGGCATCATTGGTCTGGGCTTGCCTGAAGCAATCCGCACGCTTTATCCGCAAATTGCCGACGACGAGCTGATAGCGTTCCGCGAGCATTACGCCGATCACTATATTGCGCTGGAGGCCGAGCCTTCGCCGCTGTTCGACGGTGTGGTGCAGTCGCTGCAGGCTTTGCGTGCCGAGGGCTATCAGCTGGCGGTCGCCACCGGAAAAGCCCGTCGCGGGCTGGATCGGGTGCTCAAGGCGCATGGCTGGGAAGACTATTTCGACATCACCCGTGCGGCCGATGAAACCGCCAGCAAGCCCCATCCTCTGATGCTGGAGCAGATCCTGGATCATTGCGGTGTATCGCCGCGCCAGGCATTGATGGTGGGTGATGCATCTTTCGACCTGATGATGGCGCGCAATGCTGGCATGGACAGCGTAGCGGTCAGCTATGGCGCCCAGGCTGCGGAGGCGTTGCAGCAATACGAGCCGAGGCTCACGATTGATCATTTTTCTGAATTGCAGGCCTGGCTCAGCCGGGCCCGATAA
- the rluC gene encoding 23S rRNA pseudouridine(955/2504/2580) synthase RluC, whose product MTTTTPPTPSVQLLEVSPEYAGQRIDNFLLARLKGVPKTLIYRILRKGEVRVNKGRIKPEYKLQAGDIVRVPPVRVPERDEPVPLAQGLLQRLEASIVFEDNKLIVINKPCGIAVHGGSGLNFGVIEAFRQLRPDAKELELVHRLDRDTSGLLMIAKKRSMLRHLHTALRGDGVDKRYMALVRGNWASSIKSVRAPLQKSNLRSGERMVEVDEEGKEALTLFKVLRRFGDFATMVEAKPVTGRTHQIRVHTLHAGHCIAGDTKYGDEGFSKEIRDLGGKRLFLHAYMLTVPLPDGGELKLQAPVDEMWAKTVERLSVAP is encoded by the coding sequence ATGACGACTACCACCCCCCCGACCCCCAGCGTCCAGCTGCTTGAGGTCTCGCCGGAATATGCCGGCCAACGCATCGACAATTTTCTCCTGGCCCGGCTCAAAGGCGTGCCCAAGACCTTGATTTACCGCATTTTGCGTAAAGGCGAAGTGCGCGTGAACAAGGGGCGGATCAAGCCTGAGTACAAGTTGCAGGCGGGCGATATTGTCCGTGTGCCGCCCGTACGCGTGCCTGAGCGCGACGAGCCTGTGCCCTTGGCCCAGGGGCTGTTGCAGCGCCTGGAAGCCTCGATTGTCTTCGAAGACAACAAACTGATCGTGATCAACAAGCCGTGCGGCATTGCAGTTCACGGCGGCAGCGGCCTGAACTTCGGCGTGATCGAAGCCTTTCGCCAGTTGCGCCCGGATGCCAAGGAGCTGGAGCTGGTCCATCGCCTGGACCGTGACACCTCCGGCCTGTTGATGATCGCCAAGAAGCGCAGCATGTTGCGCCACCTGCACACCGCCCTGCGTGGCGACGGGGTGGACAAGCGCTACATGGCGCTGGTGCGTGGCAATTGGGCCAGCTCGATCAAGAGCGTTCGTGCGCCGCTGCAAAAGAGCAACCTGCGTTCCGGTGAGCGTATGGTCGAGGTGGACGAGGAGGGCAAAGAAGCCCTGACCCTGTTCAAGGTACTGCGCCGCTTCGGCGACTTCGCCACCATGGTCGAAGCCAAGCCGGTCACTGGTCGTACCCACCAGATACGCGTGCACACCCTGCACGCGGGGCACTGCATTGCCGGTGACACCAAGTACGGTGATGAGGGTTTCTCCAAGGAGATCCGCGATCTGGGCGGTAAACGTCTGTTCCTGCACGCCTACATGCTCACCGTGCCGCTGCCCGATGGTGGCGAGCTGAAATTGCAGGCGCCGGTCGACGAGATGTGGGCCAAGACCGTGGAGCGTTTGAGTGTCGCACCTTGA
- the rne gene encoding ribonuclease E yields MLINATQPEELRVALVDGQRLYDLDIESGAREQKKANIYKGRITRIEPSLEAAFVDFGSERHGFLPLKEISREYFKKAPEGRVNIKDVLSEGQEVIVQVEKEERGNKGAALTTFISLAGRYLVLMPNNPRAGGISRRIEGEERNELREALNGLIAPADMGLIVRTAGLGRSSEEMQWDLDYLLQLWTAIKEASLDRSAPFLIYQESNVIIRAIRDYLRQDIGEVLIDSVEAQDEALTFIRQVMPQYASKIKLYEDSVPLFNRFQIESQIETAFQRVVELPSGGSIVIDPTEALVSIDINSARATKGSDIEETALQTNLEAAEEIARQLRLRDIGGLIVIDFIDMTPAKNQRAVEEKVRECLEADRARVQVGRISRFGLLEMSRQRLRPSLGESSGIVCPRCNGTGIIRDVESLSLAILRLIEEEALKDRTAEVRAQVPIPVAAFLLNEKRNSITKIELRTRARIVILPNDHLETPHFEVQRLRDDSPEAHSGQSSYEIAAAAAEVEEVQPAAATRTLVRQEAAVKTAPARANAPVPTEAAAPVAAPAALPEPSLFKGLVKSLVSLFATKEEPAAPVVVEKPATERPARNEERRNGRQQSRNRNGRRDEERKPREERAPREERAPREERVPREAREETPAVAREERAPREERAPRTPRAPREDRKPRGEREERVRELREPLDAAPAVAAAAAATTEERPARQPREERAPREERQPRPPREERQPRAEQAAAASEEEVLTGEEQLQEDGQDNAEGDRPRRRSRGQRRRSNRRERQRDANGNVIEGSEEAGENAEAATSNEPTGAELAAGLAVTAAVASSVISAPAEAQAHEQAERATAAVEETAVVEAPVAETPVVVAPVVEAPVVEATTPIEAPVVTEVEVAPVRDAQPETEVVAVEPAPVIEPAPVVEAAVEAPVAEEAAPVVREVREEQTAFQWTAEPAAPVEAPTPAPAVEEAPTPVAEVVAEPAPVIEPTPVVEPAPVVEVEAPVVAEVSAPVVEAAPASALTENGRAPNDPREVRRRRKEAEAAAAAAAQAVEHKAVEEEPKPLV; encoded by the coding sequence ATGCTGATTAACGCAACTCAACCCGAAGAGTTGCGTGTTGCACTGGTAGATGGCCAACGCCTCTACGACCTGGACATCGAATCCGGTGCACGCGAGCAAAAGAAGGCCAACATCTATAAAGGCCGTATTACTCGCATCGAACCAAGCCTTGAGGCTGCCTTTGTCGATTTCGGCTCCGAGCGCCACGGCTTCCTGCCCCTCAAAGAAATCTCCCGCGAATACTTCAAGAAAGCCCCCGAAGGCCGCGTGAACATCAAGGACGTCCTGAGCGAAGGCCAGGAAGTCATCGTCCAGGTCGAGAAAGAAGAACGTGGCAACAAGGGTGCTGCCCTGACCACCTTCATCAGCCTCGCTGGCCGTTACCTGGTCCTGATGCCGAACAACCCGCGTGCCGGCGGTATTTCCCGTCGCATCGAAGGCGAAGAGCGCAACGAACTGCGCGAAGCGCTGAACGGCCTGATCGCACCGGCCGACATGGGCCTGATCGTTCGCACTGCCGGCCTGGGCCGCAGCAGCGAAGAAATGCAGTGGGACCTCGACTACCTGCTGCAACTGTGGACCGCTATCAAGGAAGCGTCCCTGGACCGTTCCGCGCCGTTCCTGATCTATCAGGAAAGCAACGTGATCATCCGCGCCATCCGCGACTACCTGCGCCAGGACATCGGCGAAGTGCTGATCGACAGCGTTGAAGCCCAGGACGAAGCCCTGACCTTCATCCGCCAGGTAATGCCGCAGTACGCCAGCAAGATCAAGCTGTACGAAGACAGCGTGCCGCTGTTCAACCGTTTCCAGATCGAAAGCCAGATCGAGACCGCCTTCCAGCGCGTGGTCGAACTGCCTTCCGGTGGCTCCATCGTGATCGACCCGACCGAAGCTCTGGTGTCCATTGACATCAACTCGGCACGTGCGACCAAAGGCAGCGACATCGAAGAAACCGCCCTGCAGACCAACCTGGAAGCGGCTGAAGAAATCGCCCGCCAGCTGCGCCTGCGTGACATCGGCGGCCTGATCGTGATCGACTTCATCGACATGACCCCCGCCAAGAACCAGCGCGCCGTGGAAGAGAAAGTCCGCGAGTGCCTGGAAGCCGACCGTGCCCGCGTACAAGTGGGCCGTATCTCGCGCTTCGGCCTGCTGGAAATGTCCCGTCAGCGCCTGCGCCCGTCCCTGGGTGAGAGCAGCGGTATCGTGTGCCCGCGTTGCAACGGCACCGGTATCATCCGTGACGTTGAATCGCTGTCCCTGGCGATCCTGCGCCTGATCGAAGAAGAAGCCCTGAAAGACCGCACCGCCGAAGTTCGCGCACAAGTGCCGATCCCGGTTGCCGCCTTCCTGCTCAACGAAAAACGCAACTCGATCACCAAGATCGAACTGCGCACCCGTGCTCGTATCGTCATCCTGCCGAACGATCATCTCGAGACGCCGCACTTCGAAGTACAGCGCCTGCGTGATGACAGCCCGGAAGCCCATAGCGGGCAGTCCAGCTACGAAATCGCTGCTGCCGCGGCCGAAGTGGAAGAAGTTCAGCCCGCCGCCGCGACCCGCACCCTGGTTCGCCAGGAAGCCGCCGTCAAGACCGCGCCGGCACGTGCCAACGCACCGGTCCCGACCGAAGCCGCCGCCCCGGTTGCCGCACCGGCCGCCCTGCCTGAGCCAAGCCTGTTCAAGGGCCTGGTGAAGTCGCTGGTCAGCCTGTTCGCCACCAAGGAAGAGCCTGCCGCCCCGGTTGTGGTTGAAAAGCCTGCCACCGAGCGCCCGGCGCGCAACGAAGAGCGTCGCAACGGCCGCCAGCAGAGCCGCAACCGCAACGGCCGCCGTGACGAAGAGCGCAAGCCTCGCGAAGAACGTGCACCGCGTGAAGAACGCGCCCCCCGTGAAGAGCGTGTTCCTCGCGAAGCCCGTGAAGAAACCCCGGCCGTAGCCCGCGAAGAACGTGCACCGCGTGAAGAGCGCGCACCACGTACCCCGCGTGCCCCGCGCGAAGATCGCAAGCCGCGTGGCGAGCGTGAAGAGCGTGTGCGTGAACTGCGCGAGCCGCTGGATGCGGCACCTGCCGTTGCTGCTGCCGCTGCCGCAACCACCGAAGAACGCCCGGCCCGCCAGCCGCGTGAAGAGCGTGCCCCACGTGAAGAGCGCCAGCCGCGCCCACCGCGTGAGGAGCGTCAACCACGCGCCGAGCAAGCCGCTGCCGCCAGCGAAGAAGAAGTACTGACCGGCGAAGAGCAACTGCAGGAAGACGGCCAGGACAACGCCGAAGGCGATCGTCCACGCCGCCGCTCCCGTGGCCAGCGTCGTCGCAGCAACCGTCGTGAGCGTCAGCGTGACGCCAACGGCAACGTGATCGAAGGCTCGGAAGAAGCCGGCGAAAACGCAGAAGCTGCCACCAGCAACGAGCCAACGGGTGCCGAACTGGCTGCCGGCTTGGCCGTTACCGCTGCCGTCGCCAGCTCGGTCATCAGCGCACCCGCTGAAGCCCAGGCTCACGAGCAAGCCGAGCGTGCTACTGCTGCAGTCGAGGAAACCGCTGTAGTAGAAGCGCCAGTTGCCGAGACCCCAGTGGTTGTAGCGCCGGTTGTTGAAGCGCCAGTCGTGGAAGCCACCACCCCTATCGAAGCCCCAGTGGTTACGGAAGTGGAAGTTGCTCCGGTTCGCGACGCACAGCCAGAAACCGAAGTGGTTGCTGTTGAGCCCGCACCGGTTATCGAGCCTGCACCAGTGGTTGAAGCGGCCGTAGAAGCACCGGTTGCCGAAGAAGCCGCCCCGGTTGTGCGTGAAGTTCGCGAAGAACAGACCGCCTTCCAGTGGACCGCTGAGCCAGCTGCCCCGGTTGAAGCGCCAACACCTGCCCCTGCGGTAGAAGAAGCGCCGACGCCGGTTGCTGAAGTCGTCGCCGAGCCAGCCCCAGTGATTGAGCCGACGCCGGTTGTGGAGCCTGCACCCGTGGTTGAAGTTGAAGCCCCAGTGGTTGCCGAAGTGTCCGCCCCTGTAGTTGAAGCTGCACCTGCCAGCGCCCTTACCGAAAATGGCCGTGCGCCGAACGACCCGCGTGAAGTGCGTCGTCGCCGCAAGGAAGCCGAAGCAGCTGCCGCAGCGGCTGCCCAGGCGGTAGAGCACAAGGCCGTGGAAGAAGAGCCTAAACCCCTCGTCTGA
- a CDS encoding nucleotidyltransferase family protein produces MTVTAIVLAAGQGSRFRAEAGADQDKLLAACVGLDGVIRPVIEQVLRNLPERVVTRWLVTSPGRGEVIRLAEAYGCQVVLLDSSGMGDSIAAAVKASGAADGWLVVLGDMPFIQSSSIERVIASVEGITVPVSAGQYGHPVAFDHTFGPALMALGGDRGARPLFAQTQVREVQVDDPGVLWDVDVPQRLSFTAG; encoded by the coding sequence GTGACCGTTACAGCGATTGTGCTGGCAGCGGGGCAGGGCAGTCGCTTTCGCGCCGAAGCCGGGGCGGATCAAGACAAGTTACTGGCTGCTTGCGTGGGGCTGGATGGCGTTATCCGGCCGGTCATCGAGCAGGTGCTGCGCAACTTGCCTGAGCGTGTTGTAACGCGCTGGCTGGTGACGTCGCCGGGGCGCGGGGAGGTTATCCGCCTGGCAGAGGCTTATGGCTGTCAGGTTGTACTGCTGGACTCGAGCGGGATGGGCGACAGCATTGCGGCGGCGGTCAAGGCCAGCGGTGCAGCGGATGGGTGGCTGGTGGTGTTGGGAGATATGCCGTTTATCCAGTCATCGAGTATCGAGCGGGTTATTGCCAGCGTGGAGGGCATCACTGTGCCGGTATCTGCCGGGCAGTATGGGCACCCGGTGGCTTTCGATCACACGTTTGGGCCGGCGCTGATGGCTCTTGGTGGGGATCGTGGGGCCAGGCCGTTGTTCGCACAAACACAGGTGCGAGAGGTGCAGGTAGATGATCCTGGTGTGCTTTGGGATGTGGATGTGCCGCAACGGTTGAGTTTTACTGCAGGTTAA
- a CDS encoding XdhC family protein, protein MDSVDLNVLRSVLEWRRAGQRVVLYSVVQTWGSAPRPPGAMLALRGDGVVIGSVSGGCIEDDLIARLQDGRLADDGPPVQLVTYGVTRDEAARFGLPCGGTLRLTEERVDDWAWVEQLLARCEDHQVVARELDLATGAVTLSAASKTDVVSFDGERLRAIYGPRWRLLLIGAGQLSRYVAEMARLLDFEVLICDPREEFVYGWEEQHGRFVPGMPDEAVLNIHTDERTAIVCLTHDPRLDDMALLTALNSAAFYIGALGSRVNTQKRRENLAALGLSEDAIARLHGPIGLHIGSHTPAEIALSLMAEIVAIKNGVAPMQKKPLAVAAQ, encoded by the coding sequence ATGGACAGTGTGGATTTGAATGTCCTGCGTAGCGTCCTGGAATGGCGCCGCGCCGGGCAGCGCGTGGTGTTGTACAGCGTGGTACAGACCTGGGGCAGCGCGCCGCGCCCTCCGGGGGCGATGCTGGCCTTGCGTGGCGACGGGGTGGTCATTGGTTCTGTGTCCGGAGGCTGTATCGAAGATGACTTGATCGCACGCCTGCAGGACGGGCGGCTGGCGGACGACGGACCACCAGTGCAACTGGTGACCTACGGCGTCACCCGCGACGAAGCGGCACGTTTTGGCTTGCCGTGTGGCGGCACGCTGCGCCTGACCGAAGAGCGGGTGGATGATTGGGCCTGGGTCGAGCAACTGTTGGCGCGCTGTGAAGACCACCAGGTCGTCGCACGTGAATTGGACCTGGCCACGGGCGCGGTAACCCTGAGCGCTGCGAGCAAGACTGATGTGGTGAGCTTCGACGGCGAACGCCTGCGCGCCATTTACGGCCCGCGCTGGCGGCTGTTGCTGATCGGCGCCGGGCAACTGTCGCGCTACGTCGCCGAAATGGCGCGCTTGCTGGATTTCGAAGTGCTGATCTGCGACCCCCGCGAAGAGTTCGTCTACGGCTGGGAAGAGCAACATGGCCGCTTCGTGCCTGGTATGCCCGACGAGGCGGTGTTGAACATCCACACCGATGAGCGCACGGCCATCGTTTGCCTGACCCATGATCCGCGTTTGGATGATATGGCGCTGCTGACGGCGCTAAACTCCGCTGCCTTCTACATCGGCGCCCTGGGTTCGCGGGTCAATACCCAGAAGCGCCGGGAGAACCTGGCGGCGCTGGGCTTGTCGGAGGATGCGATTGCGCGCTTGCATGGGCCGATTGGTTTGCATATCGGCAGCCATACACCGGCGGAGATTGCCCTGTCGTTGATGGCGGAAATTGTCGCGATCAAGAACGGCGTGGCACCGATGCAGAAAAAGCCCCTGGCGGTAGCGGCGCAGTGA
- a CDS encoding dicarboxylate/amino acid:cation symporter, protein MTTRQPIYKSLYFQVIVAIVIGILLGHFYPQTGVALKPLGDGFIKLIKMVIAPIIFCTVVSGIAGMQSMKSVGKTGGYALLYFEIVSTIALLIGLVVVNVVQPGAGMHIDVATLDASKVAAYVTAGKDQSIVGFILNVIPNTIVGAFANGDILQVLMFSVIFGFALHRLGAYGKPVLDFIDRFAHVMFNIINMIMKLAPIGALGAMAFTIGAYGVGSLVQLGQLMICFYITCILFVVLVLGAICRAHGFSVLKLIRYIREELLIVLGTSSSESALPRMLIKMERLGAKKSVVGLVIPTGYSFNLDGTSIYLTMAAVFIAQATDTHMDITHQITLLLVLLLSSKGAAGVTGSGFIVLAATLSAVGHLPVAGLALILGIDRFMSEARALTNLVGNAVATIVVAKWVKELDTDKLQSELASGGTGISETRELDDLGVAEGPAPVVK, encoded by the coding sequence ATGACGACTCGTCAGCCAATCTACAAATCCCTGTATTTCCAGGTGATCGTTGCAATCGTTATCGGTATTTTGCTCGGCCACTTCTACCCGCAGACCGGCGTGGCCCTCAAGCCACTGGGTGACGGCTTTATCAAGCTGATCAAAATGGTCATCGCCCCCATCATCTTCTGCACCGTTGTCAGCGGTATCGCTGGCATGCAAAGCATGAAATCGGTCGGCAAAACCGGTGGCTACGCACTGCTGTACTTCGAAATCGTGTCCACCATCGCCTTGCTGATCGGCCTGGTCGTGGTCAACGTTGTGCAGCCGGGCGCCGGCATGCATATCGACGTCGCCACCCTGGACGCCTCCAAAGTGGCGGCCTACGTCACCGCCGGTAAAGACCAGAGCATTGTCGGCTTTATCCTCAACGTCATCCCGAACACCATCGTCGGCGCCTTCGCCAACGGTGACATCCTGCAAGTGCTGATGTTCTCGGTGATCTTCGGTTTCGCTCTGCACCGCCTGGGTGCCTACGGCAAGCCGGTGCTGGACTTCATCGATCGCTTCGCCCACGTGATGTTCAACATCATCAACATGATCATGAAGCTCGCGCCAATCGGTGCCCTGGGCGCCATGGCGTTCACCATCGGTGCCTACGGTGTGGGTTCGCTGGTGCAGTTGGGCCAGTTGATGATCTGCTTCTACATCACGTGCATCCTGTTCGTCGTGCTGGTACTGGGTGCAATCTGCCGCGCTCACGGTTTCAGCGTGTTGAAACTGATTCGCTACATCCGTGAAGAGCTGCTGATCGTACTGGGTACATCGTCTTCCGAATCCGCACTGCCGCGTATGCTGATCAAGATGGAGCGCCTGGGGGCGAAGAAGTCCGTCGTTGGCCTGGTGATTCCAACCGGTTACTCCTTCAACCTCGACGGTACGTCGATCTACCTGACCATGGCTGCCGTGTTCATCGCTCAGGCGACCGACACCCACATGGACATCACCCATCAGATCACCCTGTTGTTGGTGCTGCTGCTGTCCTCCAAGGGCGCTGCAGGTGTGACTGGCTCGGGCTTTATCGTCCTGGCTGCCACCCTGTCGGCTGTCGGCCACCTGCCGGTTGCCGGCCTGGCGCTGATCCTGGGTATCGACCGCTTCATGTCCGAAGCCCGTGCCCTGACCAACCTGGTGGGTAACGCCGTAGCCACCATCGTTGTGGCTAAGTGGGTCAAGGAGCTGGACACCGACAAGCTGCAAAGCGAGCTGGCATCCGGTGGTACCGGTATCTCCGAAACCCGCGAGCTCGATGACCTGGGTGTGGCCGAAGGCCCTGCCCCTGTGGTCAAGTAA
- a CDS encoding AraC family transcriptional regulator → MRERTIASHYARAALGGARRVGYDYSGLLQQVGISPELLTEPRARIAPEQFTRLLQMLWLGLDDEYLGFAEGPSKRGTFAMMCHALIHCRTLEKALERGLLFYSLFPQGPRWQLTKEGDMARLSLDDSQLWDPDHFLSECLLVIWHRLGSWLIGQRIRLQQATFSYPMPDHAGEYDLLFPCPLVFGAPTSSLVFPSRYLSLPLLQDERTLKHFLQRSPADLLSRPDEGDSLSSQLRRLLSRDRTPWPDLEAVAQHLHISPQTLRRHLREEGSSFQALKDELRRDIAIYHLGRADLSLQEIAEQLGFSEPSAFHRAFKKWTGLTPGAYRAQES, encoded by the coding sequence ATGCGTGAACGTACCATCGCCAGTCACTACGCCCGAGCCGCCCTCGGCGGTGCGCGTCGTGTGGGTTACGACTACTCAGGGCTGTTGCAGCAGGTGGGCATCAGCCCCGAACTGCTGACCGAGCCCCGCGCCCGTATCGCACCGGAGCAATTTACGCGGTTGCTGCAAATGCTTTGGCTGGGGCTGGATGACGAATACCTGGGGTTCGCCGAAGGCCCGAGCAAGCGTGGCACCTTCGCCATGATGTGCCACGCCCTGATCCACTGCCGCACGCTGGAGAAGGCTCTGGAACGCGGCTTATTGTTTTATAGCCTATTCCCACAGGGCCCGCGCTGGCAGCTGACGAAAGAAGGCGATATGGCGCGGCTGAGCCTGGATGACTCGCAGCTATGGGACCCGGATCACTTCCTCAGTGAATGCCTGCTGGTGATCTGGCATCGCCTGGGCAGTTGGCTGATCGGCCAGAGAATCCGGCTGCAACAGGCCACCTTCAGTTACCCGATGCCGGACCATGCTGGCGAGTACGACCTGCTGTTCCCCTGCCCCTTGGTGTTCGGTGCGCCGACCAGCAGCCTGGTGTTTCCCAGCCGCTACCTGAGCCTGCCGTTGTTGCAGGATGAACGCACTCTCAAGCATTTTTTGCAGCGCTCCCCTGCCGACTTGCTGTCGCGCCCGGATGAAGGCGACAGCCTGAGCAGCCAGTTGCGCCGCTTGCTCAGCCGCGACCGCACGCCCTGGCCGGACCTGGAAGCCGTCGCCCAGCATTTGCACATCAGCCCGCAAACCCTGCGCCGGCACCTGCGCGAAGAAGGCAGCAGTTTTCAGGCTCTGAAGGATGAGTTACGGCGAGACATCGCTATCTATCACCTGGGACGGGCGGATTTGTCTTTGCAGGAAATTGCCGAACAGTTGGGGTTCTCCGAACCGTCGGCGTTTCATCGGGCGTTCAAGAAATGGACGGGGTTGACGCCGGGGGCCTACAGGGCGCAGGAGAGTTAA